A segment of the Prochlorococcus sp. RS04 genome:
AATCAATTTGATATTTAAGAATATCGACTTTTATTATTTTTACTTCTATTGCATCTCCAACTTTATATGATTTTTTAGATTTTCTTCCAATCAATAGATTTTGCCTTGACCTGTATTCATACCAATCATTATTAAGAGTGCTTACGTGTACTAAACCCTCTACATTTAGTTCTGATATCTCAACAAAGAAACCATATGTTTGCACTGATAAAATAAACCCACTATAAATATTACCTAGTAATTTTTCTGCTTTTCTTACTTTTTTTATATTTATCAAATTAGATTTATATTGGTTAACTTTGTACTTGAATTCATTAAGTTTATCTATCACAAACTTGTTAAATAATATTTCTAGATTTTTTGATGTTGATGAATTAAATATATCCCAATTTACTAGGTCTAATGAATTACTTTCCGATATATTGATTGCATCAATATTACTTTTCTTTGATTTCTTACCATTTATTATCATATTAAAAATACAGTACTGGTTAATTAGATTAATGAAGTCAAATCCAGGAACTGTCCATGGAGAAATAAATAATTTTTCTGATTCATCATTATCAGGATCATTAGATATCAACCTTATTTCATTGTCCTTAAATTCATTAATTAGAAGTTTATGTAAGATTCTTTTTTTATTATCGTCGTCACATAATTTAATTACTTGACTAAATGTCAAATTGCCATCTTCATTAAGCTCTACATCATTATCAATAAATTCTGAATATTTGATAATTTCATTAGCATTAATGTGATCTATTTCATTTGAAGTGTATCCTGCACTTTTTAAACCATATTGATTTGAATGTTTGAACCATATTAAATTAGCTTCATATAGTATTGGTGAAAGGTAAGTTTGGCAATCTTCTTTATTTAATGTTTCAAAATATCCTTTTGAATATTCAGCTGGATTGTGAATAAAAAATTCTTCTAGTGCTTCAATCTTATTCAGTGGCGCAGGAATTTCCACCTTACCCTCCAAAAGATGGTTTTCTCTGAATGAACATGAAATTTCTAGTATTTTATCTAAATCGTCGACATATTCCTTTATAGGTTTTAATACCCGAGAGGTTATTCTTGATTTGCTTTTTCTAGATAGAAGCGCGTCAGTATGATCACTTCCAACAATAAGAGTGCATTTAACTAAAGTAAGATGAAATGACCAATCAATTATTTCATTATCACTATTTAAATTTACACAGAGGCTTATTGCTTCATTCTTTTCGCCAAATTTAAATTCAGAATCATTTCTTATGGCTTCACCAAGGTGGTTTTGCCAATCATTTAATAAGGGTAATGATTCAAAGCCTTTGAAAAATATTTCTAGAGATTTTTTACTATTAAGATCTACTCTTTCTGCAAGATTATTTGTATGTATCCATAATTTAGTATTTTTATTTTTTCCATGCTCTATTTGTATCATTGGGAGCATTGGAGAGTTATTAGAATTCCAACTTTTGAATAAATAAGAGTTTTTATCTGTAAGGTCTATTCTCTCCCTTTGTTCTATTTTTTTTGATTCAATATTATTTAAATCGTATGATTTAACGATATTGCTTTTAGATAGAACAAATTCTGTATCATAGTCTTCATTATTGTTTAGTTTTAGTTCTTTTATCACATGACCTAGTCCTTCTTCTTGACCTATGGGGAATCTATCAATCTCAACTTTTACTATATTCTTTTTGTCTGGATTGAAAGTGTATTTTTCATTCTCTTTTGGAAGTTTAATTTTAGAAAGGATCCTATCGTCAATTGGGATTCCATATACATCATTGTTTATTATTTCTACTTTAGAAAGAAGTATTTGATTTGATCTTTCAAGAATACAATCAACTATTCCTTCAGGTGATCTTCTTCTATATCCCTCTTTTATTATCCTTACTAAAACTTTATCTCCATTCCATGCATGGTTAAGTAGATTTTCTTTAATGTAGATATCTTCTTTGTCTTTTCCTCTCACAGCAAAGCAATAGCCTTTGCTACTACATCTTATTTTGGCGACAAGATGATCATTATCCTTTATGCATGTATATTCATCATTTTCATTTTTATTAATTATTTCAAGTGTTTTTAGAGCTGTTAAAGCAATATCTAATTTATCTTTATCAGATTTCTTTGTTATTTTTAATAATCTGCATAATTTTTTATATTCTAACCCATCTGACTGATTAAGATTATCAATTATTGAAGATGATGTGAACATGATCTAAATAAAATTATAAATCAATTTAGGGGTATACACTTCATTATTACACCTTATTATCCAAGCTTAAAACTATTTATTTTCTTTCTCTTCTTTTTCTTCTTGTTCGATTTTGAAAGAGTTGATAAAAAGCCTTATACCAATGATGAAAAATGTAATGGAGGCTATTGTCTTAAGAACTACTTCTGGTAAAAAACTTGAAATAGACCCACCTGTTAAAGCTCCTAGTAAACTTGCAAAAACAAGTGCTGAAGAAGATCCTAGAAAAACTGCTAATGGTTTATTTGAAGTGCCACTTATAGTTAAAGTAGCTAGTTGAGTTTTGTCACCTAATTCAGCTATGAAAACAGTTAGAAATGTTGATACTAATAAACTTAAAATCATTTATAAATAATTTTTGAATGTTTCGTAAGCTAAAAATATACTTATCAATATCATTAAAGTACCAGTAGATAAAGCAAATTTGCTAGGAGATATTTTTTTTGATACCCATTTACCAATAAGAACTCCTACTATGCTAGAGCTTATTAATGCTAGAGAACTTCCAAGAAAAACAATTATTGGCCTGCCCGATTCAGCAGAAAGCATTAATGTGGCTATCTGAGTTTTATCGCCAAGTTCAGCAATAAAAATTGTTGTAAAAGTCGTTATAAATATTGAAAAAAAACTTTTTTCTAGATTGTTTTCTTTTTTTTCTATTTTACTATTCATTTTTCTGAAACAGCAATTCTAAAAGTTTTCATCTCTTTACTTTGGTATCCATAATTTGATGAAATATGTTGTTTGCAGCAATCTATTAAAAATTTATCACCAGATTTTAAATATCCTTTAAATGAAGTTGAAAATTCAATTACCCGGCAAAAATGTGGTCTGGTTTCATAAATTAAGCATTTTTTATTTTCTCTGTCCAGGTTTTTACACCAACCGTCTTTAGCTGTCATCGAATTTATCAAAGCTATATCTTCTTTGTTAAGTTTGTTAGCCAATTCGCTTCTTTCATTCAAATCGAATTTACAACAAGCTCCACAATTTTCTATACATGTCCATGATTTCATAATTTAATTCAATCTTGTAACGTATCAGTACAGTTTCTTCATTTATTTGTAAAAATAGTATCACAAAACATATTCATTAATCATGGCAACACTTATTCCATTGGCTGTAGTTGCGTTAGCAGGACCAGCAATTATTGCTCTTGTATTTTACCGTA
Coding sequences within it:
- a CDS encoding YkgJ family cysteine cluster protein; this translates as MKSWTCIENCGACCKFDLNERSELANKLNKEDIALINSMTAKDGWCKNLDRENKKCLIYETRPHFCRVIEFSTSFKGYLKSGDKFLIDCCKQHISSNYGYQSKEMKTFRIAVSEK
- a CDS encoding TMEM165/GDT1 family protein; translated protein: MNSKIEKKENNLEKSFFSIFITTFTTIFIAELGDKTQIATLMLSAESGRPIIVFLGSSLALISSSIVGVLIGKWVSKKISPSKFALSTGTLMILISIFLAYETFKNYL
- a CDS encoding RNB domain-containing ribonuclease, which translates into the protein MFTSSSIIDNLNQSDGLEYKKLCRLLKITKKSDKDKLDIALTALKTLEIINKNENDEYTCIKDNDHLVAKIRCSSKGYCFAVRGKDKEDIYIKENLLNHAWNGDKVLVRIIKEGYRRRSPEGIVDCILERSNQILLSKVEIINNDVYGIPIDDRILSKIKLPKENEKYTFNPDKKNIVKVEIDRFPIGQEEGLGHVIKELKLNNNEDYDTEFVLSKSNIVKSYDLNNIESKKIEQRERIDLTDKNSYLFKSWNSNNSPMLPMIQIEHGKNKNTKLWIHTNNLAERVDLNSKKSLEIFFKGFESLPLLNDWQNHLGEAIRNDSEFKFGEKNEAISLCVNLNSDNEIIDWSFHLTLVKCTLIVGSDHTDALLSRKSKSRITSRVLKPIKEYVDDLDKILEISCSFRENHLLEGKVEIPAPLNKIEALEEFFIHNPAEYSKGYFETLNKEDCQTYLSPILYEANLIWFKHSNQYGLKSAGYTSNEIDHINANEIIKYSEFIDNDVELNEDGNLTFSQVIKLCDDDNKKRILHKLLINEFKDNEIRLISNDPDNDESEKLFISPWTVPGFDFINLINQYCIFNMIINGKKSKKSNIDAINISESNSLDLVNWDIFNSSTSKNLEILFNKFVIDKLNEFKYKVNQYKSNLINIKKVRKAEKLLGNIYSGFILSVQTYGFFVEISELNVEGLVHVSTLNNDWYEYRSRQNLLIGRKSKKSYKVGDAIEVKIIKVDILKYQIDLELT
- a CDS encoding TMEM165/GDT1 family protein, encoding MILSLLVSTFLTVFIAELGDKTQLATLTISGTSNKPLAVFLGSSSALVFASLLGALTGGSISSFLPEVVLKTIASITFFIIGIRLFINSFKIEQEEKEEKENK
- the psb30 gene encoding photosystem II reaction center protein Ycf12/Psb30; translation: MATLIPLAVVALAGPAIIALVFYRK